The Polyangium aurulentum genomic interval CGATGGAATGCGCCGAGCGCGGGCTTTTTCCGGAGGGTCCGCTCGCCGAGGAGGCGCGGGGGCTCGGTTTCGGCGACGCGGAGCGGCTGCTCGGGCTGCTCGAGGACATCGCGCGAAGGCGCGGGGCGCTCGGGGATCTGCTCGCGGAGGGCAGCCGGAGGGCGGCCGATCGCATCGGTGGAGAGGCTCCCTCCTTTGCGCCGCACGTCAAGGGCCTCGAGATCCCGGGCTACGAGCCGCGCGCGCTCCAGACGATGGCGCTCGGGTTTGCCGTGGGATCGCGCGGGGCCGATCACAACCGCAGCGGCGCTTACGAGGCCGATTTCTCGGGGAAGGTCAATCGCTTGGCGCCCGGCCCCGAGGCGGTGCCGCTCGCGATCGACGCCGAAGATCGCGCCGCCGTGATGGATTCACTCATCCTCTGCAAATTCTTGAGGCGCGCGCTCGATCATTTTCATGCCGAGGCCGCAGAAATGCTGCGCGCCGTGACGGGATTCCCGTTCGGGGCGGATGACATGCGCGCGACGGCGCGGAGAATCGTGCTGATGCGTCGAATTTTCAACCAGCGGGAGGGGTGGACGCCTGCGGAGGATACGCTTCCGGCTCGCTTCTTCGAGGCGCCCTTGCCGGGCGGCGCGACGAAAGGCGCGGTCTTGTCACGCGAGCGTCTAGACGCGATGATTCGCGCCTACCACGCTGAGCGCGGCTGGGGCGAGGACGGCATGGTGGCCGAGGACGCGCTCGCGGAGCTTGGAATCGATCTGGGGGGAGCAAGCACGCATGATTGAGAGAGATCGCTTCGGATATCACCCGGCGCTCTACGAGATTTTCGCGCGTCTCTGGCTGGCCGATCTCTCGCGCACGATGGGCCGGAGCATCACGCTCGCCGAGGTGCCCGACGAGGAGCTCGATAGGCTCCGGCGCCTCGGCTTCGACTACGTGTACCTGATGGGCGTGTGGACGCTCGGGGCCGAGGGGCAGCGCATCGCGCGCGCGATGCCCGAGCTGCGCGCCGAATACGACCGCGCCCTGCCCGGCTGGACCGAAGCGGACGTGACCGGCTCGCCCTTCGCGGTGGCGCGCTATGCCGTGGAGCCCTCGCTCGGCGGCGACGAGGCGCTCGCGGTGCTCCGGCAAAGGCTCGCGGGGCGAGGCATCGGGCTCGTGCTCGATTTCGTGCCGAACCACGTGGCCCGCGATCATCACTGGATCGCGGAGCGGCCCGAGATCTTCGTGCACGAGAAAAACGGCGCCATCGCATGCGGCAAAGATCCGTATTTCCCCGCGTGGACCGACACCGCGCAGATCGACATCCGCACCGAGGAGGCGCGGCGCGCTTCGATCGAGGCCCTGCTCGAGATCGCGGCGCGCTGCGACGGCGTGCGCTGCGACATGGCGATGCTGGTCTTGCCCGACGTCTTCCGCCGGACCTGGGGCCACCTGCCCCGCCGCGAGGGGTCGACCGAGGCCAAAGGCGAGCTGTGGGCCGAGGCCATCGACACGGTGCGCGCCCAGCACCCGCGCTTCCTCTTCCTCGCCGAGGCGTACTGGGACCTCGAGTGGAGGCTGCAGCTGCTCGGGTTCGATTACACGTACGACAAGAGCATGTACGACCGGCTCATGCACGGCTCGCCGCAGGGCGTGCGCGCGCACCTCGGGGCCTCGTTCGATTACCAGCGCAGGTGCGCGCGCTTCCTCGAGAACCACGACGAGGCGCGCATCGCGGCCGCCTTGCCCACGGATCGACGTCTGGCGGCCACGGTGCTCCTGGCGACGGCGCCGGGCATGCGGTTCTTCCACGAGGGGCAGCTCGAGGGGCGCAAGACCCGGACGCCCGTGCAGCTCGCGCGGCGCGCCGAGGAGGCCGTCGATCGCGCGTGCTCCGAGTTCCACGAGCGCCTGCTCGGCGCGGCGAAGCTTCTGCAGATCCGGCGAGGCACCTTCGCGCTGCTCACGCCGCACGCGACGAGCGGGAGCATCGACTCGTTCGTGGCCTACCGCTGGGACGCGCCCGAAGGGGCGGCCGTGGTGGTGGTGAACTTCGGGCCCGCGCGCGCCGAGTGCCGGATCCCGCTCGACATCGCGGGCATCGCAGGGCGGAGCGTGCTGCTCGTCGATCGATTGACCGGACAGGAGTACCGCCGCAACGGCGACGAGCTGACCGACGGGAGCAAGGGGCTCTACGTGGCCCTGCCGCCTTACGGCACGCACCTGTTCGAGGTTCGAAAGCGCTAAGCTCGGCCGATCATGCGTTCGCGGAAGCTGCCGCGCTGTCCCGGGTGCTGGCTGCCGCCGCCGCTCTGCGTTTGCGCCGAGCTGCCCTTGCTCGTGACGCGCACGCGGCTCGTGCTGCTCGTGCACCACGTCGAGACGATCAAGAGCACGAACACGGGGCGTCTGCTCGCGCGCATGCTTTCGGGCACGCAGGTGCGCGTGCTCGGCGCGCCCGATCGAGCCCCGCCCGCGCCGCTGCCCGAGGGCCCGCGCTTCTTGCTCTTTCCAGACGAGAGCGCGCCCGTGCTCTCGGCAGACATGGCCGGATCGGAGCCGCCCGTGCTGCTCGTTCCCGATGGAACGTGGAGGCAAGCGAGGCGCATGTGCAGTCGCGATCCGGACGCGAAGAAGGCCCTCGCCGTGCGCCTGCCCGAGGGCGCCGCCACGCGCTACGGAGGTCTGCGACAGAGCGAGCGCCCAGGCGCGCTGTCGACGCTCGAGGCGGCGGCGCGCGCGCTCGGGATCCTCGAGGGTGAGGAGATCGAGGCGCGCATCATGGCCGCGTTCGAGGTGTGGCTCGAGCGCTCGCTCTACGTGCGCGAGCACGGCACGATCGTGGCCATGGCGTGCGCGCGCAGAGGCGACGAGGGCTAGCTGCCGCCGAGCGCCCGCGCAGGATCGATCTTCGCCGCCCGCCTCGCCGGACCGAACGCGCCGAGGAGCGAGAACAGCACCGAGAAGCCGAGCCCCGCGGCGTAGAGCCACCACGGGAACGCGAAGAAGGTGTCGGGCTTGAACGGGAAGTCCGGCAGCTTCTTCGCCCCCGCCCAGTCCGCGAAGAACGCCACCACGCGCGCCACGACGAGCCCCGCCGCGCCCGCGCAGAGGCCCACGATCACGGCGAGCGACATCGTCCACGCGCGGATCTCGCTCGCCGTCGCGCCGACGGCCCGGTAGAGCGCGATCTCGGCGCGACGCTCGAGCACGAGGACGCGGAACGTCTGCGCGATGTTGGTCGCGCTGACGACGAGGATCACCCCCGCCACGAGCGACAGGAGCGCCATCACGCCCGACACGAGCACGCTCACGTCGCGCGCACGCGTGTCCTTCGGCGACAGGCCCATCGTCGCGCCCGCCGCGATCACGTCCGCCGCCTCCGCGCTCGACTTCGCCACCACGACCGCGCTCGAGTACTTCTCGCCCGCGCGCTCGCCCGCGAACTCGCGGTTCCAGCGGCGCACGACCTCGAGCGGGAAGGTGAGGCCGAGATCGATCGCGCTCGCCGACACGCCCGCGATCTTCACCTTCACCGTGCGCGGCGTGCCGCGCTTGGCCCGGCCGAGCAGGCTCTCGCCGAGGCGCATCGTGAAGGTCACGTTCTGCGCGCGGCCCACGATCGTCTCGCCCACCGCCGGCAGCCCGTGCGCAGGCGCGATGCTCTTGTCGAAGATCTCGACGAGGTAGCGGCTCACGATCGCAGGCACCGCCGCCGAGCACTTGCCCTCGGGCGCGTCCGACGCCCTCTCGCAGTACTCGTTCGCCGCGCACGCCGCGTCGTCCGCGCACGTCTTGCTCGCCCTGGCGAGCGGATCCTCGAAGCGCCCCGGGGGCAGATCGGCTCCGACGAGCTGCGGATCGATGCCGTCGCCGAGCATCTCGCTCGTGCCCACGTCGTAGCCGAAGATCTCCTTGCCGCCGCGCGCGCTCGCCGGGAACGACAGCGACAGCTTCGGCAAGACGCGCACGACGCCAGGCACGGCGGCGAGCTTCTCGATCTCGGGCGGCGTGATCCCGGGCGCCTCGCCGCCCCCGAGCAGAAGACCTAGCAACCCCGGGTCCTTGGCCTTCGGCGGCTCGAGCTCGACGCGGTCG includes:
- a CDS encoding alpha-amylase family glycosyl hydrolase, which translates into the protein MIERDRFGYHPALYEIFARLWLADLSRTMGRSITLAEVPDEELDRLRRLGFDYVYLMGVWTLGAEGQRIARAMPELRAEYDRALPGWTEADVTGSPFAVARYAVEPSLGGDEALAVLRQRLAGRGIGLVLDFVPNHVARDHHWIAERPEIFVHEKNGAIACGKDPYFPAWTDTAQIDIRTEEARRASIEALLEIAARCDGVRCDMAMLVLPDVFRRTWGHLPRREGSTEAKGELWAEAIDTVRAQHPRFLFLAEAYWDLEWRLQLLGFDYTYDKSMYDRLMHGSPQGVRAHLGASFDYQRRCARFLENHDEARIAAALPTDRRLAATVLLATAPGMRFFHEGQLEGRKTRTPVQLARRAEEAVDRACSEFHERLLGAAKLLQIRRGTFALLTPHATSGSIDSFVAYRWDAPEGAAVVVVNFGPARAECRIPLDIAGIAGRSVLLVDRLTGQEYRRNGDELTDGSKGLYVALPPYGTHLFEVRKR
- a CDS encoding tRNA-uridine aminocarboxypropyltransferase, translated to MRSRKLPRCPGCWLPPPLCVCAELPLLVTRTRLVLLVHHVETIKSTNTGRLLARMLSGTQVRVLGAPDRAPPAPLPEGPRFLLFPDESAPVLSADMAGSEPPVLLVPDGTWRQARRMCSRDPDAKKALAVRLPEGAATRYGGLRQSERPGALSTLEAAARALGILEGEEIEARIMAAFEVWLERSLYVREHGTIVAMACARRGDEG
- a CDS encoding ABC transporter permease; this translates as MKTGSLWALVRRDLGRSRGALVSSGFGILAGTATLVFFLALGLGVRRVLLGEVFPIDRVELEPPKAKDPGLLGLLLGGGEAPGITPPEIEKLAAVPGVVRVLPKLSLSFPASARGGKEIFGYDVGTSEMLGDGIDPQLVGADLPPGRFEDPLARASKTCADDAACAANEYCERASDAPEGKCSAAVPAIVSRYLVEIFDKSIAPAHGLPAVGETIVGRAQNVTFTMRLGESLLGRAKRGTPRTVKVKIAGVSASAIDLGLTFPLEVVRRWNREFAGERAGEKYSSAVVVAKSSAEAADVIAAGATMGLSPKDTRARDVSVLVSGVMALLSLVAGVILVVSATNIAQTFRVLVLERRAEIALYRAVGATASEIRAWTMSLAVIVGLCAGAAGLVVARVVAFFADWAGAKKLPDFPFKPDTFFAFPWWLYAAGLGFSVLFSLLGAFGPARRAAKIDPARALGGS